A single genomic interval of Camelina sativa cultivar DH55 chromosome 11, Cs, whole genome shotgun sequence harbors:
- the LOC104721767 gene encoding uncharacterized protein LOC104721767 — MSLSQTNFISSSFLSSSHELRIPYSRPVLSYPRLQTHRILCAAKRTGKRRYPSERKKLRTEQKEAVAKVKNKLEGVWRLSKLGVPVGDDPGKDFLGISEGLLQAIAKVIEFPVASMLPEEAFSVIRKSFDARKILKEAKFVYTVDLDVKTLLELEPRAHDFIFRLEPKIGLIEHVPTEKSVFGDLISVVNDCKKSNSETSSGEIEPQIINGSGDPPKHGGGGRSKPKIAIVGGGPSGLFAALVLAEFGADVTLIERGQAVEERGRDIGALVVRKILDMESNFCFGEGGAGTWSDGKLVTRIGKNSATVLAVLKTLVRFGAPDNILVNGKPHLGTDKLVPLLRNFRHYLQSAGVTIKFGTRVDDLLVEDSRVFGVRVSDSADQLQSTSQNLKFDAVVLAVGHSARDTYEMLHSRNVELTPKDFAVGLRIEHPQELINHIQYSSMASEVLKGRGKVPVADYKVVQYVNDKDEDLSQSSSKRSCYSFCMCPGGQVVLTSTNPTELCINGMSFSRRSSKWANAALVVTVSAKDFDLLNLNGPLAGIEYQREFERRAAIMGGGDFTVPVQRVTDFLQNKLSETPLPPSSYRLGVKSANLHELFPAHITEALRQSISMFEKELPGFISEEALLHGVETRTSSPVRIPRSNETYESTSLKGLYPVGEGAGYAGGIVSAAVDGMFSGLAVAKSFDLFDGTIESVIGKAQGAGLVKY, encoded by the exons ATGTCTCTCTCGCAAACAAATTTCATCAGTTCTTCATTTCTCTCATCGAGCCATGAACTGCGAATTCCTTATTCTAGACCGGTACTCTCTTATCCCCGTCTCCAAACACACCGGATTCTCTGTGCTGCGAAGCGAACCGGGAAGCGGAGATACCCTTCTGagaggaagaagctgaggacAGAGCAGAAGGAAGCTGTGGCTAAGGTTAAGAACAAGCTCGAAGGTGTTTGGCGTCTCTCTAAGCTCGGTGTTCCTGTCGGAGATGACCCTGGAAAGGATTTTCTCGGGATTTCAGAAGGTTTGCTTCAAGCCATCGCTAAAGTTATTGAGTTCCCG GTTGCTTCAATGCTCCCTGAAGAAGCATTCTCAGTGATTAGGAAATCTTTTGACGCTAGGAAG attctGAAAGAAGCCAAGTTTGTGtatactgtggatttggatgtgaaGACGCTTCTTGAGTTAGAGCCTCGTGCTCATGATTTCATTTTCCGGTTAGAGCCTAAGATTGGGCTTATTGAACATGTGCCTACCGAGAAGAGTGTTTTTGGCGACTTAATCAGTGTGGTGAATGACTGTAAGAAGAGCAACAGTGAGACATCATCAGGAGAAATTGAACCTCAGATTATCAATGGCTCTGGAGATCCACCCAaacatggaggaggaggaagaagcaaaCCGAAAATTGCAATTGTTGGTGGTGGTCCATCTGGTTTGTTTGCAGCTCTTGTTCTTGCGGAGTTCGGTGCAGATGTGACATTGATTGAAAGAGGCCAAGCAGTGGAAGAAAGAGGACGTGATATAGGTGCTTTGGTAGTTCGTAAGATTTTGGATATGGAGAGTAATTTCTGCTTTGGCGAG GGTGGTGCAGGTACTTGGAGTGATGGAAAGCTTGTTACTCGAATAGGAAAGAATAGTGCCACCGTTTTAGCG GTATTGAAAACGTTGGTTCGCTTTGGGGCTCCTGATAATATATTGGTTAATGGAAAGCCTCATCTAGGAACAGATAAGCTAGTTCCGTTACTCCGTAATTTCAGACATTATCTTCAAAGTGCGGGA GTGACTATCAAGTTTGGAACTCGGGTAGATGATCTTCTGGTAGAGGATTCTCGTGTTTTTGGAGTCAGGGTTTCGGATTCAGCAGACCAATTGCAGAGTACATCCCAGAATTTAAAGTTTGATGCAGTTGTTCTTGCAGTCGGTCACTCAGCACGTGACACATATGAGATGCTTCATTCCCGTAATGTTGAACTGACCCCAAAAGATTTTGCT GTTGGTTTGCGCATTGAGCATCCTCAGGAGCTAATCAACCATATACAG TACTCAAGTATGGCTAGTGAAGTTCTTAAAGGACGAGGTAAAGTACCAGTGGCGGATTACAAGGTTGTTCAGTATGTGAATGATAAGGATGAGGATCTCTCGCAGTCTTCATCAAAACGTAGTTGTTACTCCTTCTGCATGTGTCCTGGTGGTCAG GTTGTTCTCACCAGCACAAACCCAACAGAACTCTGCATCAATGGCATGTCATTTTCTCGCCGTTCATCCAAATGGGCCAATGCTGCACTTGTCGTCACAGTCTCAGCCAAAGACTTTGATCTTCTCAATCTTAATGGACCCTTAGCTGGAATAGAGTATCAG AGAGAATTTGAAAGAAGAGCGGCTATAATGGGTGGTGGTGATTTCACAGTTCCTGTACAAAGAGTTACTGATTTCCTGCAAAACAAGTTATCTG AAACACCTTTACCTCCATCAAGCTATAGATTAGGGGTGAAGTCTGCAAATCTGCATGAACTGTTTCCTGCTCATATTACAGAGGCTCTGCGACAGTCTATCTCCATGTTTGAAAAAGAG TTACCGGGATTCATCTCAGAGGAAGCACTACTACACGGCGTAGag ACAAGAACAAGCTCCCCTGTTCGGATACCTCGAAGCAATGAGACCTACGAAAGCACGAGCTTGAAAGGTCTATACCCAGTTGGTGAAGGAGCTGGTTATGCTGGTGGCATTGTAAGTGCAGCAGTGGATGGTATGTTTTCGGGTCTTGCTGTTGCAAAAAGCTTTGATCTCTTTGATGGAACCATAGAGTCAGTTATTGGAAAGGCTCAAGGTGCTGGACTTGTAAagtactga
- the LOC104721766 gene encoding uncharacterized protein LOC104721766: protein MPVPDPRAGQAFICLITFFLFLSIAVGGGCLIAYTVLPYPPVWLSYLGIVFVCLPWFFWILTFAYRIISRTFGFRMVIGSGGNNNNANGESQPRDVDPPEQSLEPPADEPDTIAHPQGQVLVSIEGNQSKKRMSTSSNSTIGSHESEMPLAISMGS, encoded by the coding sequence ATGCCTGTGCCAGATCCACGGGCGGGGCAGGCGTTCATCTGTCTCattaccttttttcttttcctatcaATAGCGGTTGGAGGCGGTTGTCTCATTGCATACACAGTTCTTCCTTACCCTCCAGTTTGGCTCTCCTACCTTGGCATTGTCTTCGTTTGTCTCCCTTGGTTCTTTTGGATCCTAACTTTTGCATACCGCATTATTTCACGCACATTTGGATTTAGAATGGTCATTGGATCGGGTGGTAACAATAACAACGCGAATGGAGAATCCCAGCCGCGCGATGTTGACCCTCCTGAGCAATCTTTAGAGCCTCCTGCTGATGAACCAGATACAATAGCTCACCCACAAGGCCAAGTTCTAGTGTCTATTGAAGGGAATCAATCGAAAAAACGAATGTCAACCTCCAGCAATTCTACCATCGGTTCACATGAAAGTGAGATGCCACTAGCCATTTCTATGGGCTCATGA